From the genome of Ziziphus jujuba cultivar Dongzao chromosome 6, ASM3175591v1, one region includes:
- the LOC132804281 gene encoding chaperone protein dnaJ 15-like: MKYSQLGIHSILSSVSGKVDKQNAHFFGVTINEQQAECGIVVRVTSNAQSKFKLLYFEQDVNGGYGLALQVPYLLSYCVSNPFSIL, translated from the exons atgaagtacagccaactagggatacattccattctgtcatcagttagtggaaag gtggataagcaaaatgctcatttctttggtgttacgatcaacgagcaacaagccgagtgtggtattgtagtaagagttacttcaaatgcacaaagcaaatttaag ttactttatttcgagcaagatgtgaatggcggttatggtttggccctacaggtaccatatcttctttcctattgtgtctccaatccattttccattttatag
- the LOC107430476 gene encoding uncharacterized protein LOC107430476 yields MKFSLKLPEDQDQNHHHHSPLLKAKIPITMFNQPFLTSISTTTSSPSPDLSFSFSSSFPSGPSLKLSYSPTSTASNPFSISLKSGLGLFGSPNNSPLVFTAQFSPSPINPTFSLHFKPQFGNFSLKKTTFSHPDNNPVSGSYSNDAVTLDSGSYLNVESGDGFAPEGPSSVWQELKLEPCGGRDGFLNSGFVERNGVTSSSGTGLEPERQSAWKNGGKDDGVFSGIAVMARTVLPVTKSVVVNMRWGLNLPANLGTKFPYLALNKIGIERVEEVKEEEKKKKKKNDGTESDVADMEVLKGMCFWMSRDLELLEKENREMKQSLEQIKLGVSGRHYQRESDGGEEKVLQPTRESSGEFERWRSKKSVNEDNERRESKKPTTQASDLESELQKAIKAASA; encoded by the coding sequence atGAAGTTCTCTCTCAAGCTTCCGGAGGACCAAGaccaaaatcatcatcatcatagtCCACTGTTGAAGGCAAAGATACCCATAACCATGTTCAACCAACCTTTTCTCACTTCAATCTCCACCACCACCAGCTCTCCTTCTCCTgacctttccttctccttctcctccAGCTTCCCTTCTGGTCCTTCCCTCAAGCTTTCCTACTCTCCCACCTCTACAGCCTCCAATCCTTTCTCTATATCCCTCAAGTCTGGGCTTGGCCTTTTTGGCTCCCCAAATAATTCTCCTCTTGTTTTCACTGCTCAATTCTCTCCTTCTCCAATAAATCCCACTTTCTCTCTCCATTTCAAACCTCAATTTGGCAACTTTTCTCTGAAAAAAACCACCTTTTCACACCCTGATAACAATCCGGTTTCTGGGTCTTACTCCAATGATGCTGTGACTTTGGATTCTGGGTCATATTTGAATGTTGAGTCTGGAGATGGGTTTGCACCTGAAGGTCCATCTTCAGTTTGGCAGGAGCTCAAATTGGAGCCTTGTGGTGGCAGAGATGGGTTTTTGAACAGTGGTTTTGTGGAGAGAAATGGGGTTACCTCAAGTAGTGGAACTGGGCTTGAGCCAGAGAGACAGTCTGCTTGGAAGAATGGAGGGAAAGATGATGGGGTTTTCTCTGGAATTGCTGTGATGGCAAGGACTGTATTGCCTGTGACCAAGAGTGTTGTGGTCAATATGCGCTGGGGTCTGAATTTGCCTGCCAATTTGGGAACCAAGTTTCCATATTTGGCTTTGAACAAGATTGGCATAGAGAGAGTTGAGGAAGTGaaggaggaggagaagaagaagaagaagaagaatgatggAACTGAGAGTGATGTGGCTGATATGGAAGTGTTGAAGGGTATGTGTTTTTGGATGAGCAGAGATTTGGAGCTTTTGGAGAAAGAGAATAGGGAGATGAAACAGAGTTTGGAGCAGATAAAGTTGGGAGTTTCAGGAAGGCATTATCAAAGGGAGAGTGATGGTGGTGAGGAGAAGGTGTTGCAGCCTACAAGAGAGAGCTCTGGTGAGTTTGAACGATGGAGGAGCAAGAAAAGTGTCAATGAAGACAATGAGCGAAGAGAGTCAAAGAAGCCTACCACTCAGGCTAGCGATTTGGAATCTGAATTGCAGAAAGCTATCAAGGCTGCTTCTGCTTAG